A genomic segment from Gadus morhua chromosome 4, gadMor3.0, whole genome shotgun sequence encodes:
- the fam163ba gene encoding protein FAM163B: MTAGTVVITGGILATVILLCIIAVLCYCRLQYYCCKKEESESEEEEPDFAVTSRLPPVHSNHNIVAAAAAASSAVPNGPALFTTPPLARKLTRSQTICPSCTHYELPFYLQPAPPHTYHQPHPDGLRNGGERLSFRGGPQELDLPVPVSLSSYRKNHLTRAVTMRDMFTRSCSISTDV, translated from the exons ATGACAGCCGGGACTGTGGTGATCACTGGTGGTATCCTAGCGACCGTTATCTTATTGTGTATCATCGCAGTCCTCTGCTACTGCAGGCTGCAG TACTACTGCTGTAAGAAGGAGGAGTCGGaatccgaggaggaggagcccgaCTTCGCGGTCACGTCCCGCCTCCCGCCGGTCCACTCCAACCACAACATCGTGGCGGCCGCGGCGGCCGCCTCCTCCGCCGTGCCCAATGGCCCCGCCCTCTTCACCACGCCGCCGCTGGCCCGCAAACTGACGCGCTCGCAGACCATCTGCCCGTCCTGCACGCACTATGAGCTGCCCTTCTATCTGcagcccgcccccccg cacACCTACCACCAGCCGCACCCCGACGGACTGAGGAACGGGGGGGAACGCCTCAGCTTCCGGGGCGGGCCGCAGGAGCTGGACCTGCCGGTGCCCGTCAGCCTGTCCAGCTACCGCAAGAACCACCTGACGCGGGCTGTCACCATGAGGGACATGTTCACGCGCAGCTGCAGCATCAGCACCGACGtgtag
- the swi5 gene encoding DNA repair protein SWI5 homolog: MNPEQSVDCCPTGSCSTPEGKHGILGAPRRTPSTGFKGVYSSFKSPAQAGVSPCTQVTPEAEVNDLQRKLGELDAEIASLVSEGYRLEELGQHIDLLHEYNDIKDIGQTLLGRIAALRGTTTKDLYDQFGLELND, from the exons ATGAATCCAGAGCAGTCTGTCGACTGTTGTCCAACGGGTTCCTGTTCGACGCCTGAAGGAAAACATGGGATCCTGGGAGCTCCGAGGAG gACTCCCAGCACAGGCTTCAAGGGAGTGTATTCCTCATTCAAGTCGCCT gcccAGGCAGGTGTCAGCCCGTGTACTCAAGTGACCCCTGAGGCGGAGGTGAATGACCTCCAGAGGAAGCTAGGGGAGCTGGATGCTGAGATAGCCTCCCTGGTGTCAGA aGGGTACAGGTTGGAAGAGCTAGGACAGCACATTGACCTGCTCCATGAATACAACGACATCAAAGACATCGGACAGACCCTGCTGGGGCGCATCG CCGCCCTGAGAGGCACCACCACCAAGGATCTATACGACCAGTTTGGTCTGGAACTGAACGACTGA